Below is a genomic region from Hypomesus transpacificus isolate Combined female chromosome 1, fHypTra1, whole genome shotgun sequence.
TTTATTATACTACTGAAGTTGttcatttgaggctccacactTTTCAAACAGTAAAAGGAAACACAGCCGGTCTGGTCACTGCTGTAGATTGAGAGTAATGTATTTTAATGTGGGCCTGTCCCATGATGGCTCACGTTTGGGAAGCATCCAGGAGTTATTACGATTGGACGTTCTAGATCAGTgttgtcgaactccggtcctcgagggccgctgtcctgcatgttttagatgtttccctgctccaacacacctgattcaattaaaagggttgttataacgaccattcatttgaatcaggtgagctggatcagggaaacatctaaaacatgcaggacagcggccctcgaggaccggagctcgacacccctgttctagatCAACCTTTAATCCGATTTTAAGTATCAGTtttagagggagggggcagacgCCACCCACCGAAGCTTGTAACCCCATCTCTTGAAAGGTTTATTCGCTGACGGGGCATAGTCTTTGGAATTTAAACAAGATTCGCACAAAATAATGTCACATACAGACGCACATTCTGTGTAAACTGAAAGCTATTCTTAGTTTTACAGATCATAAGAAATGGTCTGCGTTTCCTGAAATGTGCCGCGCATGCGCTGTGCAGGCGcatattttattaattttttcgGGCGAAAATGGCTGCCTTTCTTATTTAAACCTCTGTCTTAGAAGAATAGAAAAGCTTGAAATGACTGCCGCACACTGCGATCCTGTCGCTAAACAATATTCATGGATACCAGAGTACAGATTGCACGCAtgaaattaaaatgttgtgGCTGTCAAGGATGGAAAAAGGATATGTTTTATATTTAACCCTTTGCATTCCATGATCCGCCTACAAATAAGGTTTGTGATTTTTTCGTTTGAAGATTTCGTTCTAAAACAAAAGATCGCCGGCAGTTGCAAAGTCTACCCTTAATAATTGCGCAGAGTTATCATACTGTTAGAGTTTAATGCAATGCAAACGTAAGAATTGCCAGGTATTGCTTTGTCGATTTCTTTACAGTCAGGTTTTGCTTTACCAAAGCTAGCTGTCCGATGCTTTTGATGCACAAGCCTATATGAATAGTTGTAATAACTTATCATATTTCAACTTAAGCTAAATCAAAATGAACAATCCAGTTGTAACGCATAAATATccttgcgtgcgtgtgtttgttcctGCGTGCGTGCACGCGCATATTTGTCAGAGAGggacaaaagaaagaaagacagaatgaGAAATGAATTAACATGTTCTTTCTatcctttttttttacccaACTCCAGTAGAAAATGATGCACCAAGTCACCAGCAGCAGCAATGACTATTGCATGACAGGGTTGTCTGAGGACTGTCAGCATTCAACCAGCCACTTTGACTTATGCAGCTCACAGTCCAATAAATTCTACCCGTCGCCCCCAAACCCCACTCTGCagctccctctccccagcctgccACCTCTGACACAAGGCATGCTTAAACCCATGACCTGCCAGATGCAGGACAACCAGAACGACTTCCACTCCCAGACGGTGAGGATCCGGGGTAGCGAGGCCACACCAGGGCCGGAGGgtcccaagaagaagaaaggaatcGTCAAGTCCGGCCGAAGAGGACGGCCATCTGGGACCACCAAGTCAGCCGGGTACCGGACCAGCACCGGACGTCCGCTGGGGACCACGAAAGCTGCGGGGTTCAAGACCAGTCCTGGGAGGCCCCTGGGGACAACCAAGGCTGCTGGCTACAAGGTGAGCCCAGGCAGGCCTCCTGGAAGCATCAAGACTCTGGCTCGCCTCAAGAAGCTGGAGTACGGCAGCTGCGACGGCAACTGCGACGGTACCAAGAAGCTCGACTTCAGCAGCTGCAGCGGGCCCAAGAAACTAGACTATGCCAGCTGTGATGTCACGCCGTTCTCGTACACTATGATACAGAAGCGTGGCATCTGTGAGCCCAGCGGCAAAGTGGAGGAACCCAACGAGTAAGGCCTGTAGTACACGATGAAACAGCTTGGAACTCACTTCAAGTGCAAGTCCAACACGAATGACTGCGATACCCCTGAGGGGGCATATATGTGTGTTGAAGATGTGAGATGTTGGTATCCTGGCATCTCAAACGGACAAAGAATGGCTTCTCTTTAATGTACTTTGCTATGGTCATTGTGTACTCTTCTCTTTTCCCATGACAAGACTGAACTCCATTTCTATAGGACGTATGCTATCTTGTTTAACAGAGATGCATGAGGCATAGAATACAATCTGAGTAGTTACACATGAATGAAAGCCATGTTAACCTTCATCATAATACTGTTCTAATACTCTCTGGTGGGGTGGTCTTTTTGTATCAGCTGTTTGGGATATATGATTTTCATGTGTTCATTAATGCTCTGatgaatgttgtattgttatccTGATTAGCTTAGTAGCTTCCCTGGTCTGGTCATTATGAAACATGCTCGTAATTTagagtacaaacacacaacacaggctTTCTTCTCTTCCTTGGGTGTATGCTAGTGTTGTTCTTTCTTGTGTTGTGTCCAGTACAATGTTCTTTACTTTGTAACTACTGTATATACCATATAGGAATGGATCCAgcacaatataacattgaacaggTTTTTGTAACCTTGTATCGACTTATCGAAATATCCTCACATATTACTTTGAACACATGAATTATTTCTTTGTGAAAATGCTTTTGTCTGTGTATGGTAttttcctcctctgccctcaccGTCAAACAAAACCCTGAATGAGCTGTTTGTTGTTACGCTGTTAATtagaattttttattttaaacaacagaGAAAATGCTATGTGGAAAAAATGTGCTTATGTATGTAAACCAAAAATTAAGAAATAAAGGGTCAATCCAAATACAGTGGCTCCTTATAATTGATCACCTCATTTATGTACGTGTTTAATACAAACAGATCCAACGCACATAGTCATCATAAAACATGCAGTCGAACGTAAACGCACGCTGAGCTCAGTGATTCCCCCATTAACGAAAACAAGCGTGCACATTAAAGTAGGTAACCACACAGACAATGGCCTGTTCAGCGTCAAATTTCACGTCGATGGGTCGATGAGCATTTTCTGTGCGCGGAACCATTAGTTGACCACCATGCTACACACATAGGTTCCACTCGTCCATATTGTGTGGTCCTATCTGTAGGCAGCTTTTTTCTTCAATCTGCATATATCGTTATTTAGTCCACGTGTTCTGATTCCAGTTGAAACATAACAACCACCATGGAATAAAAGATTTCTGTACTAAATAGATCATCGAGGTCATTGTGTTTGTGAGCGGTTATTACATGTGTAGCCTACTACCGCTTAGTTCTCTGTCGTACGGCCTGTTATTTCCTGCCCAACCAAGCAACATGGCGCACCGTCTGACGTTTGTCCAGGCCGACTTCGATCACTCCTTTTGACAATTAATCCACGTATATTGTACGCAGAAATTAATCTTAATATTGACATTCGCGGAAATATTTTAGCCTAGGTTTAAACCTATGGAGATATTGATCagtaacagtagcctactttacgAATGTAGGCTTTGTCAAATCCTTTTGATGGATTATGGGCACGTCATTGTGTTT
It encodes:
- the si:ch1073-44g3.1 gene encoding UPF0461 protein C5orf24 homolog — translated: MMHQVTSSSNDYCMTGLSEDCQHSTSHFDLCSSQSNKFYPSPPNPTLQLPLPSLPPLTQGMLKPMTCQMQDNQNDFHSQTVRIRGSEATPGPEGPKKKKGIVKSGRRGRPSGTTKSAGYRTSTGRPLGTTKAAGFKTSPGRPLGTTKAAGYKVSPGRPPGSIKTLARLKKLEYGSCDGNCDGTKKLDFSSCSGPKKLDYASCDVTPFSYTMIQKRGICEPSGKVEEPNE